In Glycine max cultivar Williams 82 chromosome 10, Glycine_max_v4.0, whole genome shotgun sequence, the DNA window atagtaaaagCAAGGTAAATgagtatacaaaaaaaaaaaagataagaaacatGATAATAgcacaaaacaattttttaattcggaaaaaaatagaaaatatattggaatatggacaaaatttaaatacactAAAAGTATTATTCTGTGATCAGAATTAGAGTTTTACTTCACTAATCTAATCGGTGTGTTGACATTTATTACGAACCTATATTACCCAAATTATCCAGGTAAAACtgtaatttagattaaaaaataatattgatggGTCATCAACTACATGTGAAAAGCCATTATTACGGATCCAATGGCTGCTATTGAAAAATGTTCAACCATTTGATCTTATATTATATGGATTTATATGGCCCAAAACTCTgttttcataatataattttaattttatcatacaaAGTGTCAGTAAGTCCCAACATTCAATTTTGTGAGACATGTCACAATAGAAATTTTCACAAACACTTCATATGCACAATTTTTCATATCAATCAACATAACAATCATATATATCAAATGTTACCATTGCGTCATTTATTGTCCGTGCCTGTGAAAAGAACACTGCTGCTATTGTTGATTCCTCTCACcacaaaaaacaacataaaGTTATAAAGTCAGcaacacaataaataaaaacatcaataaACCTTGTTATTAGAATcacaaaagttaaaatgaaaagaaaaaaaagatggatGATAATCACCACATACCTACAACTTCTCGGTTTTGCACGAAAGAGGAAAACTTGAAAACATCAGAGGTAGAAAGTGTCAGTAAGTCCCAACATTCAATTTTGTGAGACATGTCACAATAGAAATTTTCACAAACACTTCATATGCACAATTTTTCATATCAAACAACATAACAATCATATGTATCAAACATTATTGTTGCGTCATTTACTGTGCGTGCCTGTGAAAAGAACACTGCTGCTATTGTTGATTCCTCTCACcacaaaaaacaacataaaGTTATAAAGTCAGcaacacaataaataaaaacatcaaaaaaCCTTGTTATTAGAATcacaaaagttaaaatgaaaagaaaaaaaaaaggatgataATCACCACATACCTACAACTTCTCAGTTTTGCACGAAAGTGGAAAACTTGAAAACATCAGAGGTAGAAAGAACATAGATTGAAGAAGAGGAACATTACCATCTTCTACGAAGGTTGTGAGGGGCGAGTGGGAGAGAAATAGAAGTGTGAAGATGGAGACCCATTTCATATTCTCTCTAtcttctctcactctctctgATACATGCAAGGTTCTTTGTTTGTGAGGAGCACACAAAAAtggcaaaaaataattttaaaaaaatgaaaatccctaaaccttaaacacaaaaaaagagCAAACCCATCCATTTCTGAAACGAAACCTGATTTGTAGGCAAGGAAAAATCccttttttccttcaaaataaAGAGGCAAAAAAGCAAGATCCATGTCCAACACATGCAAACACATAAACAACTTACAAATTACAACACCAGAGAGACACAAACAAAAAACCCAAAAGAAACGgttaaaatttctgaaaacaaaaaaggaaaaaatgagatgaaatggctaaagagagaaataaaacaaaattctaaAACTTCTTCAgaacacagaaaaaaaaatagaaacgtCCACGGAGAGAGTGAGAAAGAGAAAGTGAGTTTAGAtggaaagataaaataattttggggGAAAAAAAGTGTACACGCGTCCGAAAATGCTCAGGCTTTGTGTAAAGAAGAGATGAAGgtggcaaaaaaaaaaggcaacacAACAGGCAGGTGGCACCAAACAAACCAACAGGTGGAGGGGCATAAATGaccaaaaaatcaaaaaattggACAGCTGTCAAGCTCTCAGCTATGggtattttagtattttccacATACTTCAATTTTAGTATATAGATATTGGTGATTTTAATAAGGACAAGACTTTATTATTCtcatttttgaataaaaatgacTGGAAGACAAAAGTATCATCAGTTTGTCCACTCACGAGCACTGAATGAGAAAATAGACAGCGGAGTTTGAATTTTGCTTCCAATTAATAGAGTCGATCTTTTTTTATAAGGTAAATATTTTCTAGGATTttggttaaagaaaaaaaagaaaaaaatattagaattcataaaattatgttgtttataatttttttacactcttttgtgattttcataacaaatattttttttaattttagtttattaattaatgaatgcTTTAAGAatacagattttttttaatcaatacctAAAGACACTAGTAAaaggttaaattttaaaactttgtgCATTCTACGTAAACCCTTGTCACTAAGCCGGATCAAGTGGTCTACCTATTCATAGACTTCATCATaggtatttataaaaataattcacaactaaaattaatttattcataagTTAAAGTTACTATTTAGAGAAGTCGAAATCATttaggtttttcaaaaaaaaaaaattaaactgttTGAATGCAAGTGTGATATGAAGTTCCATATGTAAAAATAGGCAAGTGAGAATGACTCCCAAACCTAATACCTTAATAAGGTTTTAGATTAAAGTACAATGTCAAGTTTACTTATGTGATTTATTTGTGTCTCATTGGTGAAGATCTAATTTGTGTTTTACTCTTCTTGGATTCCCAACAAGTGATATTAGAGTCGATGGTTTGATCAGATAACCAGCTCGAACAAGTATAATGGAATTGATAGTGAATCCAGGTATAGAGATTCATTGCATCAAAAGTCTTCCCACAAGCCTAGCAACCAAAATATGATTgtgctaaaatttattttgttgcacaTTTGGGCTCATTCTATAGCCACTATAAAATCCAATTTGCGAGAGCCATTAGGAGAAATAGGGGTGTTTGTCGCTtggtttgattcaatttttcatcaaaaaatcactcaaattaaacttaaaaaatacatGTGGTTCGGttatgtttgattttcatttaaaataaaatcaaaatcaaaccaaacgaATATTTTGCAATTTGATTCTATTCGGTTGAAGTTTTcactaaaattatttcattataatttatatactttctttgcatcttttaaattaaattacattaaaaattattaataaaatctaTGAAACTTATTAATAAGTTAAATCTTCTATAGTAAAAATATGTCAAATTTGTATCCATTTTAAACCAaacatatcttaaaaatatgtttgaaaaagAAAGTAATATACATTGTATAAGTTAGTTTcgtatatataacattaaaaaatattatgaaactcAAGTAGTATACATATAAAACcgcaaaccaaaccaaaccattggtttgagaaaaatattatccaaacaaatccaaaaagaatagatttgatttggttttccattttttgagcggtttttatatttctattttggaTCGATTTGAATTTGAACACCCTTACTCTGAATACGTTGGGAGATGACTTCTCATTACACTTTTCACccattttctcttaaaaattctCCAACACTCACCATCATTGAGGAATCAAACCTTGGGAGAGAATATTGACAAATCAACGGAATCATCGTCATTCATCACCATTTCTAACTCtcgtctcattttttatcatgttttgcTAATCCCCTTATCATTAGGGTTAAATGATCTTATCagaattttttgaaattgtaaCTAAGCCAAGTCAACATATGTGTTAGGCAACACATTAGGTACCACATCATCATCTAGTGTCACATCagtgaaatttattaaatatttaatgaaaattgataaAAGGACCAAAATCACACAATTATGATACCCACAAAATCCAATTTGCACAATTATAACCTATAGGACCAAAATATTACCATTGCGATAGTTGGAAGATCAAAAGTGAAATTAAGTCTATATTAAAaccttattttatttgtaaaatattttaaaagttattttgttataaattattatattttttttaaaaaaataaggatataaaataaataaattccacaagaataataaaatgtattaaatgCTTACATTCTAGATTAATGTTGATGGTAGAAATGAGTCCAAGTCAACTATATAAGAATTGATTTGGTTTGAAGATCGACTTGAGTTTGATATGCATCTTACTTAATTTTTAGCTCGAACTTAATTCGATTAAAGCTCAAAATAACTTTGTTTAGTTTGATAGAtccatttgatttaaaattatgattatgttacatatttttatttatttatctcatacaaaaacaaaattaatgtgaaattaattaaaaatgagaagacaaatatatattatggGTTAGTTCATCGACCAAATTTAACGAATTAATTAAATGTAGTAATAAAGCAAGAAAGTATAAGCATATttcaaatataacaaatataaattagttaaagactatttttttataaacttcttaataagtatttatagaagaagaaaataagaatataaaatgaattaagtttttctcataaattaaaattaaattatatataagtcaaaagcttttaaaattCAATGTGGTTGTTCGAGTtgaattgagtttaatttttttaagcaaggttttttttttaagttttattaatgaaaaaatgtgaTTAGAAAAAGAGACATTAATAAAGgaaataatcaattaagttTCTTATCAGAGATTAATCATCAagaaagttaataaaaataatcctAACAGTAATATggtaaaaaaaacagtttttaaaaagttaaatgagagaagttcaataaaaattaagttcatatgttaattttaatttataaagaaagtttatttatttatttatcaccaCCTACAACtacttattatataaaaaaaaatcaaaacataaaattgttgaagtgtatatatatcttttagtgTGTGGTGTGCAACAATTCATTGAAGAGAAAACATAGTTATGATGGTGAACCACTATCCTTTGTTAaccaaattgttttttttaatttaaattgtttttctttctttgatacATGTCTAACAAGGATAATCATTGGTCACCGGCATTCAAACCGGGCATGCTCGTTGTCCGTGGTCCCATTCCCACATTACTAGGAAAGGGAAACACTGAGATGCTGTTGTGGGTCATTATCATCCATCATCACGAACTTCTTTTTTTGGCAAAACCACTCACAATGAAACTAAGCTACACTCTCTCATAGTTAGTTTTCCTttcattactaaaaaaaaaaaggttgtgtTATTTATAGTGATCCTTGTCTATAATAAACTTTGAGTTTTCATCTCAGCATGTCGATATAAATACACACAAGttactaaaataaaactttcattGTAATTATAGTAATATATTACAAAGACTCAAAGTATTGGATTAAACCTATGTATatctttttaaacatttttaatattatttttaactcaaattaaaatattaatctttCATGCAAATATTTATCActcaaattacaaaattgaaaaagtactatacttgatgtaaatacgcacttaaatttgaatttaatttctatatcttatttattaatataaaattatactatgaaataatttaaaattatattaaatataaattataaagtagTACTAAAAATTAGTAAACTTATTgttattcataataaaaaaaattaattacttgttGTTTGATCACAGTTTAACCAAtaggaatattttttttgtaattgttgttttatttccaaaaaatatatatattcaattaataGAAGAAATCATTTCTTTTATATCATTCagaaagatttgattttataattatccATGAGACTATGTGACTAAcgtattaaaattataagatttccTTGGTAgttgaaatgagagaaaaaaacttAAGTTTAAATTTCTCTCATGAATAAAAACTAACCAATTAATCAGTAACaatgattgataaaaaaaaaattgtaattggtATTCTCGTgctaaattgataattttttatggttcatataatcatatttctTATTGACTTCATCTATGTAGTAATCAGATTAATTAGGTTTTTGAAATGAAAGCGTAAGAACTCAACAGTGGTGCATTCCTTCTTGATGAATTTTAGTGGAACCTATTGAGttcttaataattataatctttttattcatataaattacGACAATTAATTTATAGgtgttatttgtattttttttcaataaaactaaaatttcatttcaaaaaaattgctTACATTTAAAACTTATACAAATTACTGAActaaaacttcaatttttttttaaaaaataaaacagtgTAAACAACACCTACaaaattatatacaaattcTGTCCTAATTCATAAACCAGTATTCTTTTTCCCGTTGAACTACCAGTCCAATTTTTACAACATTCCTTTCATTACACcaaattataaattcaattttttttctactaaaaaaacttaaagtGCCGCACCGCAATAATAACACCCACATTTccgaggaaaaaaaaaacatcgttTTCTGTCCAACTATCCATCTGCCACCTTTAAACCTCACCAGCAAACTCCATACAAGGCAGGCCATCTATCCACCTTCTCTTtcccctttttcatttttctttttcttttccgatttctcttaaaaaaaccaCCATTTCCCATTTcacccttttgttttttttttcttccgttTCGGGAGGAAGGAAACAAACGACAAAGCCCCAAGAACCACCACCGCTCGCACAAAAGCAACAACAACGTTGTCGTGCtgtttgtatttatatttttttattattttcttttaggtACGAAGATGATGGGTCTGAGCAAGCTCGGAACCGCGATAATGACTATAACGGCCGTTACTCTGGTGGCCCTGTTCGCGGAGATCGTGTACGTGCTGTGGCAACGCCGTCAGAGGCTCCGTCCGCGTGTGCGCGTGGAGCCGCAAGAGGCTTCGCTCCAGTGTTCTTCTACCTCGTCTTCTCCGAGTAACGATGATGACGTGGAGCTCGAACTCGAACAGCACGTGATGAAGTGGCAGCAGTGTCTTAACGGTAACGGTCCCTCCAGGATGCTGTTCACGATCaaagaggaagagagagaagaggttGAGTCCGATAACGGTAACGGTTTGTCCGAGGAGTGTAAGAAAAGTGCGCGTGCGTGTTTGGATAATGAGCGCGTGGCGGTGGTAGACGAGGTTGTGGTCGCGGTTGAGGAGTTGTTGTTGCTGGACGAAACGACGACGCCGTTTTCGACGCCGTGTGCTTCGCCTCCGTACTACACACCCTACGCTTCGCCGAGTCGTGAAGAGTGTCGTAAAGATTCAAACGACGGTAATGGATGAGTCGTTTTACACTGTTACTATCACCTACACTCCTATTCCTATGTAATGAAAAGGTATTGCTATTAACATTGAAATTTTAGAATGTTAAGATTGTGTTAGATTTAGATTAAATTAGATTATATTAGACTTAGATTTTTGGATCAGGAATGAATTAATGGATCCAATGCTTGGAAGAGGAAGGGAAAGTTTGTGCAAAATAGGAAATTAAAGTgcttactactactactactactgaAGTGTGTTTGAATTTCGGGGTCATCATTGATTAATATTATTACCAGCAGCAGTcattatttttcaacaaattcaAAGCAACTCGTAGGAGAGGAGAGAACCGTGGATGTTAAAATTTTTTACTACTACCATATTATTTTCTCTGTAAATTAAATGCGTGCGGACTTAGCCGTTTAGTacgttcttcatttttttttttctgattcatttaattataggctttattacatttttaattctCCTGTATCGCTTGAGATTTTGGTTGTTATGGTTTTAATTACGTAGTAGTTTGAatccttcaattttgttttctctttttttaactGGTGGAGTACATTTTTTAGCTGATACATCTCAAATATTGGGTGAAATTAAGGTACCAGCATTTGATTATAAATAGGATAAAATTTGAAAGACCCAAGtgagatatttaaaatataagagcATCTATATCGGAAGATCCTATATTAAGATTTAGATCACTTTTGAGTGAATTTCATATTATCAcgtaaaattaaagatttttttttttgagatactagataaattttaataaatctcaCATTATAcccttaaatattttatttctctttctcaTCACCTCTCATATTTTCCAATCTTCTTCTCTCCGTGGCACCCACGCACTTCTACTCTCCTTCAACTTCCATTCTTTTCCCAAATCACTCTGCTTCTCTTACGCCTCCTcctctgcttcttcttcttctgttgcTGCCGCCGCCCTCCTCCTGCATCGGCCCCACCCTCCTCCGTAGCCTCTCCATCTCCTactcttccctttccctttcctCTCCGCCCCACCTTCCTTCTCTGCCCTCCCACTATGTTTCAGATCTACTCAGGGAGACCAGATCTTGCCGGTGGAGCCATCGCCGACGAGGGCCACCGCGTCTACCTCCGCCATGCCTCCCTGTTGTTGTTCTTGGTTGGTTCTTCTGTTGTTCTGTTTCCTTCTTCCCCCTCTCCGTTCTTCTCCCTCATTGTTGATCTATTTGTTGGTTCCTCAGAATGCCGTTAGGGAGAGAGATtaggaaatgttttttttttttaaatatgcaaaTCTTCAGGGTTTTCCAGAAGAACCGATCTACATCACGAAGACCTTGATTGTTGCTCTAGTGCTAGATCTTCACATTTTGAGATGTTGAACCTAAGATCCTTTGCCAAGAATCAACGTTAAAGTTGCCCtaagaaaaccaaaattaacAATCACTATATGAGGAATAAAACTGCAACTATTTCTTTTATCTGTGCCACTATTTTGCTGAATTTTGAGTTAAAAGTGACACCAATGAACGGTCACGTCCTTCgtgctttttctttctctctcgaTCCATTCCTTGCACTTTAGCATCAgacacttttatcttttccttcttttggtttttgtttttagtttaaaactttttttttttttttacttttgttttaaaCGACATCTGTTTTCGATTTAAAGGATCGGGGTTAATGCTTTCCAATAGCTGCGAGTAATTGGGCCTCACCCTCATCCTTTATGGGCTTCTTAACCCTGATTTTTAAGGTATCGCTGTTGGCACTTTCAGTTTTGTTAATGGCACTAGCCACGTAAGTGTACTTTAGTCATATCCCAAAATTGTCCCCTAATAAATTGcaaaaaaggtgaaaaaagtatacaatgaaagtatttttttcacccccttaattatataacaaaaacatgattttgttgtacATGGGAGGTAACACAAAGGTAATGTGTATatgttgtgttatttgattTCACCTCAATTAAtggaattatgattttttttaaatgtgttttttaaaagttaactttaatgttttatattatgatttaaCAATTATGTTTATGATGGTCTGGCAACAATGTCCTTGTAGAACTCGATGCAATTTaatctatctattttttttctagtgTAAAATTGATCGTTGTTGATAATTGACTTACGAGCATATAATACAAGatgataataaatatgattGATCTAAGAGATCTTAACGCATTGCATTGAATCTTTCACTTTATTAGATTGAAGATGAAGAAAGTAATTGTCATTATGTATTATAATGATGTGATATTAACTTCTAaggaattattatttaaatgtcCTAATGATCCTAAATTGGTAAAAATTAAGGATCCTCATAATTTAGTTATTCTCACAACTATAGCCCCAACAAATTAATAACTAGATTACATATAACtattataatcataattataacCAATTTTGTATAACCCTAGTTGGATATAACTTGTTATTATTCTTAAAGACGGGTTATATAACCGGTGATTATATAACCAATTATAGTTATATAAACAGTTATTTAACTAATTTCTGtatcaaattaaatcaatacttttatctttaattaattatctaaatcaaaatttattaaattcacAATATCAGCAGcaacatttattattaaagGGTGTTTTTCATTGTATGTTCACACAATTTAAACTActtaaaaagagtaaataatcAACATTTTTATGtaactattcattttttttatgctttcaatATAATagacattttcaataaattttattttaactttttattatatcaCGGTAcacacataataaaataaaaaaagagacttataataatttttatatgtttcaataaatttttattaatattaaaggCGTGCTAATAAGAATTTGTTacttataataatttgtttatgCACTGGTTTCATATTATTTGTACTACGATCTAATCCAcaattcacaaaaaaatttcCTTATGACTTGATATTAAGCAAAAGAAGGATTATGCAAGTATGCACCCACACAATTGTTGTCCTTTCATGTTTACTGCATAAGACTGCAAATAAACAGACAAGGATATTCAATTTTCAAAGGCACAACTGACAACACGCTCATGCAGTTAATAACAAGttaaacaatatatatgcaAGTGAGAGCATAGGTGCACACAACACACCGGTCCATCCTATAAGtacatttaatcacaaaatgtAACATACTTAACAagtaaacaataattattttccaaattcttcttttcttgaggCCCATATGAGtttattgtataaaaaacataaaactcaGAATCCATATTTGCAGGCACCAAGTGCACTGTAACTAAGCAACGTAGGCACCTGTAAGGGCTCACTTCTTAACAGCATTTCAACAAACAGATATGGGCCTCTCTCTTGGTCAAATTTGACCAATGAAGGGGAAGAACTTCCACATTTTCTGTTGTTGAAGTTGAAACTTGTCCTGCATTATGGCATAGCTTTGAATGAGCTAGCATAGAACTTGTCCCATTATCGTACTTGATTGAGCTTTGACAATGGTTACATTTAGCTCTCTTATTTTCTGATTTAGAGTCTATAGTGAAGTGATCCCAAACTAGAACgcttttttcttttagtgtAAGGTATTAACTCATTAGCGGAGGCAGCAGGTGGAAGGGTCAAACACTCAGCCTCCATGAAGCTAgaaaatcatcatgatcaaCTATTTTGACTATCtgtttgcataaaaaattaggATATAAAAATCAGTATGTAGTACATAACAAGGGGATGCACTAAAAGAGCATAACAGTTTTATTTTTAGACTTCTTTTAtgttaaataacaatatttgaGAGACACCCACATTTGGagaaaatagttaaaatttgtaGTAGACATGCCATAATACAAATACACTGTAGCCATTAAGCAAATGTGTTGAATATGTAAACGGAAGTACAGGAAATGCTGAAAAAGTCAGACtagttttataagaaaaatacatgTCAATTGATATTTGGTGAAGTTACATATTCAGATTAGCACCCTTGATCCTTCTTGTCATGCATTCATTCATTAGAAAGTAAGTTCAAAAAGCTCCATGACCTTTTAAAACGCAGTCGACAGTACCAAGGATCTATTGTATATAGCCATGCATCAAAGTAATCCACTCAATCCTATCAACCAGAAACAATCCAAATAAATACCAACACGcggttttttttaactttaaacaaagaaaatgaataaatgatagaacagaaatgaaaatatcaaatcaatcaaattagCAATTAGCCAAACAAAGCTAGAGGCAGAAGGAGGAAATCGAATAAAATAGCAATCAATGTTATCTACTTATCACAACTATTGCCACTTCATTATTCTACAATGTGGGACTAAGTCACTTATTTCAACATTGGGCATTGAGTAACTTTCCGATTCATATTGCCTGTCTCAAATCACTATGAAGAGAGATAACCACTCCATCTAGACATATTGCACTTAATCAAATACTACTGAACGGGGAAGCACAGACACGGCTCCAAATAGCGGTGTTTTTATTTCTGACACATCATGATACGGATACGTACCAGACACATGTTGACAAGCATTCAGCGTaaccaactttttttattaaaaaccttCAACACTATTCTGGACATCGTAAGCCAACACACACAACacgatttgttatttttttcaaaatcatatttttttaaatcttaaaagataaaatattagattctaaattataataatagattagattttttattatttgctcTTCACACTTCCTCTTCATGTCATTTACGTttcctatttttcttaaaatcttaaagataaaacattatattttaaattataataacataTTAGAGTTTAGATTAAATCAAATTAGAATAACAACATTTCATCTTTACATCAGTCTTATCACTACTTCATTCACGTACGTCTTCACTGGTTCCCTCGTTCATATCTAGTCGTTactactttgaatttgttgttgTCGTCGTTTGTTCAACTTATGACCTTCATAGCATTTATGATTGCTAACTCTGACTTGTTGTTTGTTGCGTTTGTGGCTGCTAACCTCTGACTTATTGTTTTGGCTTTGGCTGGGTGCATTGTAACTTTGTAAGGTTTACACCTCTGAAACctcttctttacttttcaatttttataattttttcttcatctttcgtAGGCTCATAagaatttttagtttaatatttttttctttactttcttaccTACTAATACATTTAATACTTtctggtttttaattttatatcctATTTTGctaatagtttttaaatataacaGCTAATCATtcatagttttttgtttttaaattggtCATTgtgttcttatttattttattttattatattgattaattatatatatgagtaCTTCTAATCAAGTTAAAGAACAATGTGATGACACCAAACCTTTATGGAATTATGTTTCAAAGATTAAAGGTCTAAGTGTAGACGatgaaaattttgaagttaGATGCAGTTTCTGTGAAATAGTTTTTAATGGGTCTTACACTGGAGTAAGGGCACACttgttaaaaattataggaaGAGAAGTTAGAAGTTGTCAGAAGATAACTCCTTCAAGGCTTGCGAAACTTACAAAGATGCATAATGAGGCTGCATTAAGAATAGAGaggccaaaaaaaaaattgtctttttatCTTTGGTGTCTAACCAAGAGACAACCAATGTTGatccaaaaaagagaaagactCTTGAAGGTTCTTTTAATATGCAAGCTAGAGAGAtctttaattatgaaattgccaaaatgttttattattcaggactaccattttatttagcaaGGAATCCTCACTATAGAAAGACATTCTCTTTTGCTGCCAACAATAATTGTATATTTAGGTATCAACCTCCAGGTTACAATAAGTTGAGAACTACCTTATTTGCAAATGAAAGAAGACATGTAGAGAACCTATtacaaccaataa includes these proteins:
- the LOC102666352 gene encoding uncharacterized protein, coding for MMGLSKLGTAIMTITAVTLVALFAEIVYVLWQRRQRLRPRVRVEPQEASLQCSSTSSSPSNDDDVELELEQHVMKWQQCLNGNGPSRMLFTIKEEEREEVESDNGNGLSEECKKSARACLDNERVAVVDEVVVAVEELLLLDETTTPFSTPCASPPYYTPYASPSREECRKDSNDGNG